A genomic segment from Pollutimonas thiosulfatoxidans encodes:
- the pgeF gene encoding peptidoglycan editing factor PgeF, producing the protein MTLPGTLDAGLPTVSGRPWPGVRYFCTTRQGGASVGPWSALNLGRHTRDDPAHVDQNRALLLRHLPAAPLWLDQVHGSTVLDADLSQPSEPGRQALPVADAAVTTRPGTVLAIMTADCLPVVIASMDGRALGVAHAGWRGLAAGVLENTLAALRLRADVGTTWQAWVGPAISRVHFEVGPDVYEAFTATDPEASAHFAPGAAQKWMADLPALARRRLLQAGIQQVELSGVCTYAQADKYYSFRRNPTTGRQATLAWLAPV; encoded by the coding sequence ATGACATTGCCTGGGACGCTTGACGCTGGTTTGCCCACCGTAAGCGGTCGTCCATGGCCGGGTGTGCGCTACTTCTGTACAACCCGCCAGGGGGGTGCCAGCGTCGGACCATGGTCTGCGCTTAATCTTGGGCGCCATACCAGGGATGATCCTGCTCACGTTGACCAGAATCGCGCACTGCTGCTGCGGCATCTGCCGGCGGCGCCTTTATGGCTGGACCAGGTGCACGGATCGACGGTGCTGGACGCCGACCTGTCGCAACCAAGCGAGCCAGGTCGTCAGGCCCTGCCGGTCGCTGATGCTGCCGTGACGACCCGGCCGGGCACCGTGCTCGCCATCATGACCGCCGACTGCCTGCCTGTGGTAATTGCCAGTATGGATGGACGCGCGCTGGGCGTCGCACATGCCGGCTGGCGTGGCCTTGCCGCAGGCGTCCTTGAAAACACCCTGGCAGCGCTGCGTCTGCGCGCCGATGTGGGCACGACGTGGCAAGCCTGGGTAGGTCCGGCAATCAGCCGGGTTCACTTCGAGGTGGGGCCTGATGTCTACGAAGCGTTCACCGCCACCGACCCCGAAGCGAGCGCACACTTTGCCCCAGGGGCCGCACAGAAGTGGATGGCCGACCTGCCCGCACTTGCACGCCGTCGTCTATTGCAGGCTGGCATCCAGCAGGTGGAATTGTCGGGCGTATGCACCTACGCACAGGCCGACAAATACTACTCGTTCCGGCGTAACCCGACGACCGGCAGACAGGCCACACTGGCTTGGCTCGCGCCGGTCTAG
- the phaR gene encoding polyhydroxyalkanoate synthesis repressor PhaR has product MTQAQQAQSSTSTRLIKKYPNRRLYDTQTSAYITLADVKQLVLDSEVFQVVDAKSGDDLTRSILLQIILEEESGGMPMFSPTALSQIIRFYGHAMQGVMGSFLEKNIQAFMDIQDRMAEQSKGLYGQQFGPEAWTQFMNIQAPVLQNMMSNYVDQSKNLFVQMQDQMQDQSRNMFSVFPFAAPPPKDPKK; this is encoded by the coding sequence ATGACGCAAGCTCAGCAAGCACAATCCAGCACATCAACCCGCTTGATCAAGAAGTACCCCAATCGGCGCCTGTACGACACGCAGACCAGCGCCTATATCACTTTGGCCGACGTCAAGCAGTTGGTGCTCGATTCCGAGGTCTTTCAGGTTGTGGACGCCAAGTCCGGTGACGACCTTACGCGCAGTATCTTGCTGCAGATCATCCTCGAAGAAGAAAGCGGTGGCATGCCCATGTTTTCGCCTACGGCACTGTCGCAAATCATCCGCTTCTACGGCCACGCCATGCAGGGCGTCATGGGCTCGTTTCTGGAAAAGAACATCCAGGCTTTCATGGACATCCAGGACCGGATGGCCGAGCAATCAAAGGGTCTGTACGGTCAGCAGTTCGGGCCGGAAGCCTGGACGCAATTCATGAATATCCAGGCGCCGGTGCTGCAAAACATGATGAGCAACTACGTCGATCAAAGCAAGAACCTGTTCGTACAGATGCAAGATCAGATGCAGGACCAAAGTCGCAATATGTTCTCGGTATTTCCCTTTGCTGCGCCGCCGCCCAAAGATCCGAAAAAATAA
- the phaC gene encoding class I poly(R)-hydroxyalkanoic acid synthase produces the protein MRASSSVWPIPVTVAPDKLAQIQSEFSREWLRISTSAQQGALAPPADRRFRSEAWTSHAASLMAAHTYLLTAKTLDSMVDAADIDEAVRKRLRFSIMQWVEASSPANFLVTNPDAQRELIKSNGQSLCRGMANLISDLQKGRLTQSDESQFELGKNVGITPGAVIYQNRLMQLIQYAPTTQQVYKKPLLVVPPCINKYYILDLQPENSFVRHAIDQGHTVFLVSWRNPATTDTDGVDQATWADYLQEGVLQAIDVASSISGSRQINALGFCVGGTLLASALSLAHARGKQPVSALTLLTTMLDFADTGVLDVFVDEQHAQKRDQELGQGGLMSARELGTTFSFLRPAELVWNYVEGNYLKGQLPPAFDLLYWNADGTNLPGPFFSWYFRNTYLENNLRVPGKVKVGEHALDLGTLSMPAYIYASRDDHIVPWQAAYATTGILGGASRFVLGASGHIAGVINPPAKKRRSYWAHDDAVPSAAPATGAAQWLDNAAEHSGSWWPDWAAWLSTRSGAKVRAPASAGNKKYTTLESAPGSYVKVRAQ, from the coding sequence TTGAGAGCTTCGTCATCAGTATGGCCGATTCCGGTTACCGTCGCGCCGGACAAGCTCGCGCAAATACAGTCCGAGTTCTCGCGCGAATGGCTGCGTATATCCACGAGCGCGCAGCAGGGTGCTCTGGCACCGCCGGCCGACCGCCGTTTTCGTAGCGAGGCCTGGACCAGCCATGCTGCTTCCCTGATGGCAGCCCATACCTATTTATTGACTGCCAAAACGCTGGACAGCATGGTCGACGCCGCCGACATCGACGAGGCCGTGCGTAAGCGCCTGCGGTTCTCCATCATGCAATGGGTCGAGGCCAGCTCGCCTGCCAATTTCCTTGTCACCAATCCCGATGCCCAGCGCGAGCTGATCAAGTCCAATGGCCAGTCACTATGCCGGGGCATGGCCAACCTGATCAGCGACCTGCAAAAGGGCAGGCTTACGCAATCCGACGAATCTCAGTTCGAGCTCGGCAAAAATGTCGGCATCACGCCGGGCGCCGTTATTTACCAGAATCGGCTGATGCAGCTTATTCAGTATGCGCCGACCACACAGCAGGTCTACAAGAAGCCGCTGCTTGTCGTCCCGCCGTGCATCAACAAGTATTACATCCTTGACCTTCAGCCCGAAAACTCCTTCGTGCGCCATGCCATCGATCAGGGCCACACGGTGTTCCTGGTTTCGTGGCGCAATCCGGCCACCACCGATACCGACGGTGTCGATCAGGCCACTTGGGCCGACTACCTCCAGGAAGGCGTGCTGCAAGCCATCGACGTCGCCAGTAGTATCTCGGGGTCCAGGCAAATCAACGCCCTGGGGTTCTGCGTCGGTGGAACACTCCTGGCGTCAGCCTTGTCTTTGGCGCATGCGCGGGGCAAGCAGCCGGTCAGCGCGCTTACCTTGCTGACCACCATGCTCGATTTCGCCGATACCGGTGTGCTGGACGTTTTTGTCGACGAACAGCACGCCCAGAAGCGTGATCAGGAGTTGGGGCAGGGCGGACTGATGTCGGCTCGCGAGTTGGGTACGACGTTTTCGTTTTTGCGGCCCGCCGAACTGGTCTGGAATTACGTCGAAGGCAACTATCTGAAAGGGCAGCTACCGCCGGCGTTCGATCTCTTGTACTGGAATGCCGACGGCACCAATTTGCCCGGCCCATTTTTTTCCTGGTATTTCCGCAATACCTATCTGGAGAACAACCTGCGGGTTCCCGGCAAGGTCAAGGTAGGCGAACACGCGCTCGACCTGGGCACGCTGTCCATGCCGGCCTATATCTATGCATCACGAGACGACCACATTGTGCCGTGGCAGGCGGCGTATGCTACAACCGGGATTCTAGGCGGCGCGTCGCGGTTCGTGCTTGGTGCATCGGGCCATATTGCGGGCGTCATCAATCCTCCTGCCAAGAAGCGCCGCAGTTATTGGGCACACGATGACGCCGTCCCGTCGGCTGCACCGGCAACTGGCGCCGCACAGTGGCTGGACAACGCAGCCGAGCACTCTGGCAGTTGGTGGCCCGATTGGGCGGCATGGTTATCGACCCGGTCGGGTGCCAAGGTTCGCGCCCCGGCCAGCGCCGGAAATAAAAAATATACGACACTCGAATCGGCGCCAGGCAGTTATGTAAAAGTGCGGGCACAGTAA
- a CDS encoding outer membrane protein assembly factor BamD: MLALLAIIVIAGCGTVKGDQDKTAGWSAERLYQDAREETSAGNWKEARARLEAIEARYPFGTYAQQALVDQAYVNWKDEEPEQALAAIDRFQQQYPNHPGTDYMLYLKGLITFTPPSAAFSNITRQDPSERDPKGLRESYESFNELIERYPDSRYAADARKRVTWLVSTIAQNEVHVAQYYYERGAYVAAVNRAQTVITDFQGVPIAEKALYIMMLSYDKLGMTELRDDAKRVLDQNFPDSKYYARGLDEPGGSKWNPINWL; the protein is encoded by the coding sequence CTGCTGGCGCTGCTTGCGATCATCGTGATCGCTGGCTGCGGCACAGTCAAGGGGGACCAGGACAAGACCGCCGGCTGGAGCGCCGAACGCCTGTACCAGGACGCCCGCGAAGAGACCAGCGCAGGCAACTGGAAAGAAGCCCGCGCACGGCTCGAAGCCATTGAAGCGCGCTACCCGTTTGGCACCTATGCACAGCAGGCGCTGGTGGATCAGGCCTACGTAAACTGGAAAGACGAAGAGCCGGAGCAGGCGCTGGCGGCAATCGATCGCTTCCAGCAGCAGTATCCGAATCACCCCGGCACCGACTATATGCTTTATCTGAAGGGTCTCATCACCTTCACGCCTCCCAGCGCGGCGTTCAGCAACATCACGCGCCAGGATCCCAGCGAACGCGACCCCAAAGGGCTACGCGAATCGTACGAATCGTTTAATGAACTGATCGAACGCTATCCCGACAGCCGCTACGCGGCCGATGCACGCAAGCGGGTAACGTGGCTGGTCAGCACGATTGCCCAAAACGAAGTGCATGTGGCGCAATATTATTACGAGCGGGGTGCCTACGTGGCGGCGGTCAATCGTGCGCAAACCGTCATCACCGACTTCCAGGGCGTGCCCATCGCCGAGAAGGCCCTGTACATCATGATGCTGTCCTACGACAAGCTGGGGATGACAGAACTGCGCGATGACGCCAAACGCGTGCTCGACCAGAACTTCCCCGACAGCAAGTACTACGCGCGGGGCCTGGATGAACCCGGCGGCAGCAAATGGAACCCCATCAACTGGCTTTGA
- the phbB gene encoding acetoacetyl-CoA reductase, with protein MASKLAYVTGGMGGIGTSICQRLAKEGYTVVAGCGPSRNFKQWLDEQSALGYSFHASVGNVSDWQSTVKAFEHVRDNLGPVDVLVNNAGITRDGLFRKMTQEDWRAVIDTNLNSLFNVTKQVIEDMVEKQWGRIINISSVNGQKGQFGQTNYSTAKAGIHGFTMALAQEVASKGITVNTISPGYIGTDMVRAIRPDVLEKIVATIPVKRLGTPEEIGSMVAWLASDESGFATGADFSLNGGLHMG; from the coding sequence ATGGCTAGCAAACTGGCTTATGTAACAGGGGGGATGGGGGGCATAGGCACCAGCATCTGTCAGCGGTTGGCCAAAGAAGGCTATACCGTGGTGGCGGGGTGTGGGCCCAGCCGAAATTTCAAGCAGTGGCTCGATGAGCAATCTGCCTTGGGCTACAGTTTTCACGCTTCCGTCGGTAATGTGTCCGACTGGCAATCCACCGTCAAGGCTTTCGAACACGTGCGTGACAACCTAGGTCCGGTTGATGTGCTGGTCAACAATGCCGGCATTACGCGCGACGGGCTCTTCCGGAAAATGACTCAAGAAGACTGGCGTGCTGTTATCGACACCAATCTGAACAGCTTGTTCAACGTTACCAAGCAGGTCATCGAAGACATGGTCGAAAAGCAATGGGGGCGCATCATCAATATCAGCTCCGTAAATGGCCAGAAGGGGCAGTTCGGGCAAACCAATTACTCGACCGCCAAGGCGGGCATACACGGTTTCACGATGGCGCTGGCCCAAGAGGTCGCAAGCAAGGGCATTACGGTCAATACCATCTCGCCGGGGTATATCGGTACCGATATGGTGCGGGCCATCCGTCCCGACGTGCTCGAAAAAATCGTCGCCACCATACCGGTCAAACGTCTGGGCACTCCTGAAGAAATCGGGTCCATGGTGGCCTGGCTTGCCTCCGACGAATCCGGGTTTGCGACGGGCGCCGATTTCTCCCTTAATGGCGGCTTGCACATGGGCTAG
- a CDS encoding RluA family pseudouridine synthase codes for MPDTDIAKESLAPLATLEFQVPFTAMPERLDKVLARLIPEHSRSRMQGWIESGHVQVNGQPGRIRQQVNPGDKLVVHQQLAPESQAFTPEDVPFGVVQASPDWIVVDKPAGLVTHPGAGNWTGTLLNGLLYRFPELATVSRAGIVHRLDKDTSGLLVVARHDRAQTHLVRQLQDRSVSREYLALVHGHIRSDGQVRLAIGRDPRVPVRMSADHPIAPKEAITHYAPLRRGMISGEHPVTEVICRLETGRTHQIRVHMASLRHPLVGDTLYGGKPLGDASRQLLHARALAFDDFSTGERLSFESPLAQDFKKVRDDIAWDA; via the coding sequence ATGCCTGACACAGATATCGCCAAAGAAAGTTTGGCGCCCCTGGCCACCCTGGAGTTTCAGGTGCCATTTACCGCCATGCCCGAGCGGCTGGACAAGGTTCTGGCCCGGCTCATTCCGGAGCATTCACGCAGTCGAATGCAGGGCTGGATTGAATCAGGCCATGTGCAGGTCAATGGCCAGCCAGGCCGCATCAGGCAGCAGGTCAACCCGGGGGACAAGCTTGTCGTGCACCAGCAATTGGCGCCGGAATCCCAGGCATTTACGCCAGAGGATGTACCCTTCGGGGTCGTACAAGCCAGCCCCGACTGGATTGTGGTCGACAAGCCGGCGGGCCTGGTGACGCATCCGGGCGCCGGAAATTGGACCGGCACGCTGCTTAATGGCCTGCTTTATCGGTTTCCCGAGCTCGCCACGGTATCGCGCGCCGGGATTGTGCATCGTCTGGACAAGGATACCTCGGGGCTCCTGGTCGTAGCCAGGCACGACCGGGCGCAAACCCATCTAGTACGCCAACTGCAGGACCGCAGCGTCAGTCGCGAATATCTCGCCCTGGTGCACGGGCACATCCGCTCGGATGGCCAAGTACGGCTGGCCATCGGCCGGGATCCGCGAGTGCCGGTGCGCATGTCGGCAGATCACCCCATCGCTCCCAAAGAGGCCATTACCCATTACGCGCCGCTGCGTCGCGGAATGATCAGCGGGGAACACCCGGTTACCGAGGTGATATGCCGGCTGGAGACGGGCCGTACCCATCAGATACGTGTACATATGGCCAGCCTGCGGCATCCCCTGGTGGGCGACACACTGTACGGCGGCAAGCCCTTGGGAGATGCCTCGCGGCAGTTGCTGCATGCCCGGGCACTGGCCTTCGATGATTTTTCCACGGGAGAGCGACTGTCTTTCGAATCGCCGCTTGCCCAGGATTTCAAGAAGGTGCGCGATGACATTGCCTGGGACGCTTGA